In a genomic window of Coprococcus eutactus:
- a CDS encoding helix-turn-helix domain-containing protein codes for MHSPELLTICFVLKCNPGDIIRYKN; via the coding sequence ATGCACTCGCCAGAGCTATTAACAATATGCTTTGTTTTAAAATGCAATCCCGGTGATATAATAAGATACAAAAATTGA
- a CDS encoding Rpn family recombination-promoting nuclease/putative transposase has product MEDKVIKTKEKEFDKLTIKDNFIFGAVMRNEKQCKTLLECILGIKIRKIEYTDVEKVIEKTYSSKGVRLDVYVEDDMNTVYNIEMQATNKKNLPKRIRYYQAMIDLNIIEKGSSYNKLKKSFIIFICDYDEFGFGRHIYTFTRTCREVAGLEFGDDTTVIVLNTNGIADDVSDDLKNLLKYIGGQAPRGELARSLDNEVQNVKNSEKWRREYMTLQMRDRENVELGEMKKQVFLIRKITRDKVAATSDFLGVSESFVIKVMDLIEENPDLDDEEIAEMLVDF; this is encoded by the coding sequence ATGGAGGACAAAGTAATAAAGACAAAAGAAAAAGAGTTTGATAAGCTCACGATTAAGGACAACTTTATATTCGGCGCTGTAATGAGGAACGAGAAACAGTGTAAGACACTGCTTGAATGTATATTGGGAATCAAAATCAGAAAAATTGAATACACAGATGTTGAAAAGGTAATTGAGAAGACGTACAGCTCAAAAGGAGTTCGACTGGATGTATATGTTGAAGATGATATGAACACAGTATATAATATAGAAATGCAGGCTACAAACAAGAAAAATCTTCCCAAAAGAATCAGATATTATCAGGCGATGATTGATTTGAACATTATCGAAAAAGGCAGTTCATACAATAAGCTTAAGAAGAGTTTTATTATATTTATCTGTGATTATGATGAGTTTGGTTTTGGAAGGCATATCTACACATTCACAAGGACATGCAGAGAAGTCGCTGGATTGGAGTTTGGGGATGATACCACAGTTATTGTTCTCAACACTAATGGAATAGCTGATGATGTGAGTGATGATCTGAAAAACTTGCTGAAATACATTGGCGGTCAAGCTCCAAGAGGTGAGCTTGCACGATCGTTGGACAATGAAGTTCAGAATGTAAAAAACAGTGAAAAATGGAGGCGGGAATACATGACATTACAGATGAGAGACAGGGAAAATGTAGAACTTGGCGAGATGAAAAAACAGGTGTTTCTGATTCGAAAGATAACCAGAGACAAAGTTGCAGCTACAAGTGATTTCCTTGGTGTTTCAGAATCATTCGTTATCAAAGTCATGGATTTAATTGAAGAAAATCCTGATCTTGATGATGAGGAAATTGCAGAAATGCTGGTTGATTTTTAA
- a CDS encoding DUF5714 domain-containing protein: protein MMTIREKAEYIIRDIKREQGTNPVTIFRNIAAKDYVSMHGPEHHILDGASLLVAYKNAGGNIDIDVALDKLMSEGLRMPGAMCGLWGICGAITSIGAALAIIDGTGPLSADGTWGDHMQYTSAAIGELGTINGPRCCKRDAMIAFKNGIEYVNSHYGMALQYEHRQCEYSDMNAQCIGERCPFFI, encoded by the coding sequence ATGATGACAATAAGAGAAAAAGCTGAATACATCATAAGGGATATAAAACGGGAACAGGGAACAAATCCTGTCACTATATTTAGAAATATTGCTGCCAAAGACTATGTGAGTATGCATGGCCCGGAGCACCATATACTTGACGGTGCAAGTCTGCTGGTGGCATATAAAAATGCAGGTGGAAACATAGACATTGATGTTGCTCTGGATAAACTCATGTCCGAGGGGTTGCGCATGCCGGGGGCGATGTGTGGCTTATGGGGAATTTGCGGTGCTATAACATCCATAGGTGCGGCACTTGCCATAATTGACGGCACTGGACCACTATCCGCTGATGGCACATGGGGAGATCACATGCAGTATACATCAGCGGCCATTGGTGAGCTTGGAACTATAAATGGTCCGAGATGCTGCAAACGGGATGCGATGATAGCATTCAAGAATGGAATAGAGTATGTGAACAGCCATTATGGTATGGCGTTACAGTATGAGCATAGGCAATGTGAGTATAGTGATATGAATGCGCAGTGCATTGGGGAGAGATGCCCATTCTTTATATAG
- a CDS encoding arsenate reductase ArsC → MRKKRVAFICVHNSCRSQIAEALGKYLAYDVFESYSAGTETKPQINQDAVRIMKELYGIDMEENGQYSKLISDIPEPDIVISMGCNVGCPFIGRPFDDNWGLEDPTGCDDETFKKVIKEIENNILKLKKQIGGDAPLE, encoded by the coding sequence ATGAGAAAAAAGAGGGTTGCATTTATCTGTGTTCACAATTCCTGTAGGAGTCAGATTGCCGAGGCTCTCGGGAAATATCTGGCATACGATGTATTTGAAAGCTATTCGGCGGGAACGGAGACGAAGCCACAGATCAATCAGGATGCAGTTCGGATCATGAAGGAATTATATGGGATAGATATGGAAGAAAACGGACAGTATAGCAAGCTGATCAGTGATATACCTGAACCGGATATTGTGATTTCTATGGGATGTAATGTCGGATGTCCGTTTATCGGAAGACCATTTGATGACAACTGGGGACTGGAAGATCCGACTGGCTGTGATGATGAGACATTTAAGAAAGTGATAAAAGAAATCGAAAATAATATATTGAAGTTGAAGAAACAAATTGGAGGAGACGCGCCATTGGAATAA
- a CDS encoding C-GCAxxG-C-C family protein: MNKHIEKAMSIRNENPMVSNCAQTILRAYAEELGITGDMAAKLSSNFGGGMKCGLTCGAITGELMVLGALGVENPYVINQFRRRIADNHNGMTDCADLLKANAQKGGIKKVHCDGMIREAIELIDELVESNEG, encoded by the coding sequence ATGAACAAACATATAGAAAAAGCAATGAGCATAAGAAATGAAAATCCAATGGTGAGCAACTGTGCGCAGACAATTCTGAGAGCTTATGCAGAAGAACTTGGAATTACCGGTGACATGGCGGCGAAGCTCAGTTCCAATTTCGGCGGTGGCATGAAGTGTGGCTTGACATGCGGTGCGATCACAGGAGAACTTATGGTGCTTGGCGCTCTTGGCGTTGAGAATCCTTATGTCATAAATCAGTTCAGGCGCAGGATAGCAGATAACCACAACGGCATGACCGATTGTGCCGATCTTTTAAAGGCAAATGCCCAAAAGGGTGGAATCAAAAAAGTGCACTGCGATGGCATGATTCGCGAGGCTATAGAGCTTATCGATGAACTGGTAGAAAGTAATGAAGGTTGA
- a CDS encoding type II toxin-antitoxin system RelB/DinJ family antitoxin — protein MASTIQVRVDDELKVKSDELFRDLGTDTTTAIRIFLTQALAANGFPFEIKRISKNPYEKMTENEILEKLEKSREHAAQGKYRDAAEVSRDMRAINRNGEI, from the coding sequence ATGGCAAGTACGATTCAAGTTAGAGTGGATGATGAATTAAAAGTAAAATCAGATGAATTGTTTAGAGATTTAGGTACGGATACAACAACAGCAATTCGTATTTTTTTAACGCAGGCACTGGCTGCAAATGGCTTTCCGTTTGAAATAAAGAGGATAAGTAAAAATCCATATGAAAAAATGACAGAGAATGAAATTCTTGAAAAGTTAGAGAAGTCTCGTGAGCATGCTGCACAGGGAAAGTATAGGGATGCAGCTGAAGTTTCCCGTGATATGAGGGCAATAAACAGGAACGGAGAAATATGA
- a CDS encoding TetR/AcrR family transcriptional regulator, protein MRRDSSETKRKILTVCVRLFLEQGYKNTSVSQIVDEAGVARGSYLNLFPTKDRILLELTETMFGGQFGVARSIADSKLPPVYAYAVETAIQLTLTEQNENLREIYIEAYSLPDTSEYIYLHTTAELKQIFGEDFPDNTESDFYEMEIGTAGLMRSYMARKCDIHFPLERKLSRFLTAAMRVYRVPEAEQAKVLAFIQSLDIKAIATEVMYKLFAMLEMKYDFKLSKDSKGEETI, encoded by the coding sequence TTGCGGAGAGACAGCAGTGAAACAAAGAGGAAAATACTGACCGTGTGCGTCCGTCTCTTTCTGGAACAAGGGTATAAAAACACCTCTGTCAGTCAGATTGTGGACGAAGCGGGCGTGGCAAGGGGAAGCTATTTGAATCTGTTTCCTACCAAGGACAGAATTTTGCTGGAATTGACCGAAACGATGTTCGGCGGACAGTTCGGCGTGGCAAGAAGCATTGCAGACAGCAAGCTGCCGCCGGTTTACGCCTATGCGGTGGAAACGGCGATCCAACTGACCCTGACCGAGCAGAACGAGAACCTGCGGGAAATCTACATTGAAGCCTATTCCCTGCCCGACACGTCGGAATATATTTACCTGCATACCACAGCAGAGCTGAAGCAGATTTTTGGTGAAGATTTTCCCGATAATACCGAGAGCGACTTTTACGAGATGGAAATCGGCACGGCGGGACTGATGCGCAGTTATATGGCGAGAAAATGTGATATTCATTTTCCGTTGGAACGCAAGCTTAGCCGCTTTTTGACGGCGGCTATGCGGGTGTATCGGGTACCGGAGGCAGAGCAGGCAAAGGTGCTTGCCTTTATTCAATCACTGGATATCAAGGCAATCGCCACCGAGGTAATGTATAAGCTGTTCGCCATGTTGGAAATGAAATATGACTTTAAGCTGTCAAAGGACAGCAAAGGAGAGGAAACTATATGA
- a CDS encoding TnpV protein — protein sequence MMIEQSYIWRSPCLSQWEITSGSERMFQCCREFYPNSTRQRFCNTDCTKAHQQAEAMFSRLVKQFSEKEGVTEALKAENQMLWVQRMNHIRSAAMENVSSELIYC from the coding sequence ATGATGATAGAGCAAAGTTACATTTGGAGATCGCCCTGCCTATCACAGTGGGAGATAACGTCTGGATCGGAGCGAATGTTTCAGTGCTGCCGGGAGTTCTATCCGAACAGCACAAGGCAGAGGTTTTGCAATACTGACTGCACAAAAGCCCATCAGCAGGCAGAAGCAATGTTTTCTCGGCTGGTAAAACAGTTTTCCGAAAAAGAGGGCGTAACGGAAGCCCTCAAAGCGGAAAATCAAATGCTGTGGGTACAGAGAATGAACCACATCCGTAGTGCTGCTATGGAAAACGTTTCGAGTGAGCTTATATACTGTTAA
- a CDS encoding GNAT family N-acetyltransferase → MKIDYRRLTENELDTFINMRINQLREEGAKEEIDLVPALKDYYTRHMADGTFVSWLAFDGDDIIGTSGMSFVEKPPYFGCPSGRIGLLSSMFTNPNYRRKGIAKELLARVVNNARDYGCGTIQITASDMGVKLYTDFGFVHNGNFMQYKL, encoded by the coding sequence ATGAAAATAGACTACAGAAGACTTACAGAAAATGAACTTGATACATTTATAAATATGAGAATAAATCAGCTCAGGGAAGAGGGCGCAAAAGAAGAGATAGACCTGGTGCCAGCGCTTAAGGATTATTATACCCGCCATATGGCAGACGGAACATTTGTATCATGGCTGGCTTTTGACGGGGATGATATTATAGGGACAAGCGGTATGTCATTTGTGGAGAAACCGCCATATTTTGGATGCCCAAGTGGAAGAATTGGGTTGCTCTCCAGTATGTTTACCAACCCTAATTATAGAAGAAAGGGCATTGCAAAGGAACTGTTAGCCCGTGTTGTAAATAATGCAAGGGATTATGGATGTGGAACGATACAGATCACGGCATCTGACATGGGGGTTAAGTTGTATACGGATTTCGGGTTCGTTCATAATGGTAATTTCATGCAGTATAAGCTGTAG
- a CDS encoding C-GCAxxG-C-C family protein — translation MNKHVEKAMEIRNETPMVNNCAQTILRAYADELGITGDMAAKLSANFGGGMKCGSTCGAITGGLMVLGALGVENPYVINQFRRRIADNHNGMTDCADLLKANAQKGGIKKVHCDGMIREAIELIDELVKSE, via the coding sequence ATGAATAAACACGTAGAAAAAGCTATGGAGATAAGAAACGAGACACCGATGGTCAATAACTGTGCGCAGACCATTCTGCGGGCTTACGCGGACGAACTCGGAATAACAGGAGATATGGCGGCAAAGCTCAGTGCTAATTTCGGTGGAGGTATGAAGTGTGGTTCAACCTGCGGTGCGATCACAGGAGGGCTTATGGTACTTGGCGCTCTGGGTGTTGAGAATCCATACGTGATAAATCAGTTCAGGCGCAGGATAGCAGATAACCACAATGGCATGACCGATTGTGCCGATCTGTTAAAGGCAAATGCCCAAAAGGGTGGAATCAAGAAAGTGCACTGTGATGGCATGATAAGAGAGGCTATAGAGCTGATAGATGAGCTGGTGAAGAGTGAATAA
- a CDS encoding ABC transporter permease has product MTLFKLSVSNMKKSIKDYAIYFFTLVLGVAIFYVFNAIETQTAMLRISADTRQVVQLMSKMIAGVSVFIAFVLGFLIIYASRFLMKRRNKEFGLYLILGMGKRKVSTMLFIETLIIGLVSLVVGLLAGIGISQITSVLVANMFDADMSSYSFVFSGSAFAKTCLYFAIIYVVVIIFNTFIISKCKLIDLFQNGRKSENVKIKNPWVSVIVFLISAVSLGYAYHAVITDLNDMYMNDLYKWIVVGCVATVLFFWSVSGMLFRIVSSMKNVYYKGLNTFVVRQMSSRVNTNVLSISVICLMLFVTICVLSSALAVKNSLNEGIAKYARADVSISKTQSSDSIYYDEDEMGNDSETNDLLKKLEVTDGKSIEDVYSENNVDLGSYFSDYVDVHTYTCPALTIRNYLGDEALIDSLGIDVNALSSYEGTEEIISQSDYNKVAKIYDNAELQLADDEYAILANYRIFVKIRDERLQEGKEIEVYGNKLKPVISYCIDGDIELATQPLNTGVFIVPDSAIEGAQFAKEYFIGKYADQDIDAIQDSDTIINKVSNKDVTCGLITVNTKDSIKAASVGVGAIASFIGMYIGLIFLISGAAILALKELSESTDNIERYKMLRKLGVDQHMINKALFSQMGLFFVFPLALAIVHSVFGMMVSTKILDTMGAYDIAGAIGITAAIVVIIYGGYFLITYLCSRKIISE; this is encoded by the coding sequence ATGACGCTCTTTAAGCTTTCCGTATCAAATATGAAGAAGAGTATAAAGGACTATGCCATATATTTCTTCACTCTGGTACTCGGTGTTGCAATCTTCTATGTGTTCAATGCCATAGAGACGCAGACCGCCATGCTCCGGATATCGGCTGACACAAGACAGGTCGTGCAGCTCATGAGCAAGATGATTGCGGGTGTCAGTGTGTTCATCGCATTTGTGCTCGGATTCCTCATCATATATGCAAGCCGTTTCCTGATGAAGAGGCGTAACAAAGAATTTGGTCTGTACCTCATCCTTGGAATGGGAAAACGCAAGGTGTCCACAATGCTTTTCATAGAGACACTTATCATCGGACTTGTATCACTTGTGGTAGGACTTCTTGCCGGAATAGGAATCTCACAGATAACAAGTGTACTTGTTGCAAACATGTTCGATGCAGATATGTCATCATACAGCTTTGTGTTCTCGGGCAGCGCATTTGCCAAGACCTGTCTGTATTTTGCAATCATATATGTGGTGGTTATAATCTTCAACACATTTATTATCAGCAAATGTAAGCTCATCGACCTTTTCCAGAATGGAAGAAAGTCTGAGAACGTCAAGATCAAGAATCCATGGGTATCAGTTATCGTGTTCCTGATATCAGCTGTATCACTTGGATATGCTTATCATGCGGTAATTACCGATCTAAATGACATGTACATGAATGATCTCTACAAGTGGATCGTGGTCGGATGCGTTGCAACGGTGCTCTTCTTCTGGTCGGTATCCGGAATGCTCTTCAGGATTGTGTCATCCATGAAGAATGTGTACTATAAGGGACTCAATACATTTGTCGTCAGACAGATGAGCAGCCGTGTAAATACAAATGTACTTTCAATATCAGTCATCTGTTTGATGCTTTTTGTGACAATATGTGTGCTTTCATCAGCGCTTGCAGTGAAGAATTCCTTAAATGAGGGCATTGCAAAGTACGCAAGAGCGGATGTGAGTATATCGAAAACCCAGAGCAGTGATTCAATCTATTATGACGAAGACGAGATGGGTAATGACAGCGAGACAAATGATCTTTTGAAGAAACTTGAGGTGACTGATGGAAAGAGCATAGAAGATGTATATAGTGAAAATAATGTGGATCTTGGATCATACTTCTCAGATTACGTTGACGTACACACATATACATGTCCTGCACTTACAATCAGAAACTATCTGGGAGATGAGGCTCTGATTGATTCTCTTGGAATAGATGTAAACGCTTTGTCTAGTTATGAGGGAACGGAGGAGATCATATCACAGTCCGACTATAACAAGGTTGCAAAGATTTATGACAATGCTGAGCTCCAGCTTGCCGATGACGAGTATGCCATCCTTGCAAATTATAGAATATTCGTTAAGATCCGTGATGAGAGACTTCAGGAGGGAAAAGAGATAGAGGTATATGGCAACAAGCTTAAACCGGTTATCTCGTATTGTATAGATGGTGATATAGAGCTTGCCACTCAGCCCCTCAACACAGGTGTGTTTATCGTGCCGGATTCAGCCATTGAAGGTGCACAGTTCGCGAAAGAGTATTTCATCGGAAAGTATGCCGATCAGGACATAGATGCCATACAGGATAGCGATACGATTATAAATAAGGTATCGAATAAGGATGTGACCTGCGGACTTATCACAGTAAACACTAAAGATAGTATTAAGGCAGCCAGCGTGGGAGTTGGAGCTATCGCATCATTTATAGGTATGTATATCGGACTCATATTCCTCATATCCGGTGCAGCCATCCTCGCACTCAAAGAGCTCTCAGAGAGTACAGACAACATAGAGAGATACAAGATGCTCAGAAAGCTTGGCGTGGATCAGCACATGATCAACAAGGCCCTTTTCTCACAGATGGGACTATTCTTCGTATTCCCACTTGCTCTCGCCATAGTCCATTCGGTATTTGGAATGATGGTCAGCACGAAGATTCTTGACACTATGGGAGCGTATGATATAGCAGGTGCTATCGGAATCACGGCTGCCATCGTGGTAATCATATATGGCGGATATTTCCTTATAACGTATCTGTGCAGCAGGAAGATTATCAGTGAGTGA
- a CDS encoding ABC transporter ATP-binding protein: MEKILKIDNIEKYYGNKSNMTKAIDGISFAVETGEFVAIMGASGSGKTTLLNCVSTIDKVSSGHIYVGGKDITTLKGNKLNEFRREELGFIFQDFNLLDTLTAYENVALALSIQNVPAKQIDAKVRAVAKELEIESVLKKYPYQMSGGQKQRVASARAIITDPKLVLADEPTGALDSKSAKLLLERLKHLNEDLMTTILMVTHDSFTASYAGRILFIKDGKVFHELRRGGDTRKEFFNKIIDVVTLLGGDLNDAL; this comes from the coding sequence ATGGAAAAAATATTAAAGATTGACAACATTGAGAAGTATTACGGAAACAAATCCAATATGACAAAGGCCATAGATGGAATATCATTCGCTGTGGAGACAGGGGAGTTCGTCGCTATCATGGGCGCATCGGGAAGTGGTAAGACGACACTGCTTAACTGCGTTTCAACTATAGATAAGGTTAGCAGCGGACACATCTATGTGGGCGGCAAGGATATCACAACACTCAAGGGCAACAAGCTTAACGAGTTCAGAAGAGAGGAGCTTGGATTTATATTCCAGGATTTCAATCTCCTCGATACACTCACAGCGTATGAGAATGTCGCACTGGCACTTTCGATACAGAATGTGCCTGCAAAACAGATAGATGCGAAGGTCAGGGCTGTTGCAAAGGAGCTTGAGATCGAGAGTGTTCTGAAGAAGTATCCGTATCAGATGTCGGGCGGTCAGAAGCAGAGAGTAGCATCTGCGAGAGCAATCATCACTGATCCAAAGCTTGTGCTTGCGGATGAGCCCACGGGAGCACTCGATTCCAAGTCGGCAAAGCTGTTGCTTGAGAGACTTAAGCATCTAAATGAGGATCTCATGACAACGATACTCATGGTAACACATGATTCATTTACAGCCAGCTATGCAGGCAGGATACTTTTCATCAAGGATGGCAAGGTGTTCCACGAGCTCAGAAGAGGAGGAGATACCAGAAAAGAGTTCTTCAATAAGATCATAGATGTCGTGACACTGCTTGGAGGTGATCTGAATGACGCTCTTTAA
- a CDS encoding sensor histidine kinase: protein MKFGLYIKDKLGIIAGYAGFVIFTYLLMMAFHSQLQMRIMFVIVAVIFVVSVIAFDYLRKYKFYNSLVGHLDELDQKYLILDTLDEPDFYEGKLVYSAMYDINKSMTENVRKYRDSVEDFKDFIEIWVHEIKLPIASLVLMCHNNRDVIPRKYADQVARLDAYADQVLYYVRAEHASADYRFAETNLKSVIGRVAVKNKDMLLDGDISLNVHDVDECVVTDSKWLEFMVNQIVSNSIKYIDRGQEKTIEIWAEAVGDGKALHIKDNGIGIPQSDIPFVCKKSFTGENGRKHAKSTGMGLYIIDNLCRQLGHKLNIASKVDEYTDVSIVFGHNDIYKIG, encoded by the coding sequence ATGAAATTTGGCTTGTATATAAAGGACAAACTTGGAATAATTGCGGGATATGCGGGATTTGTGATATTCACATATCTGCTCATGATGGCATTTCACTCACAGTTACAGATGAGAATTATGTTCGTCATAGTGGCTGTGATATTTGTCGTCTCGGTTATCGCTTTCGATTATCTGAGAAAATATAAGTTCTACAACAGTCTGGTTGGACATCTGGATGAACTGGATCAGAAGTATCTTATACTTGACACTTTGGACGAGCCTGACTTCTACGAGGGAAAGCTGGTGTATTCAGCTATGTACGACATCAACAAGTCCATGACTGAGAATGTGAGAAAGTACAGGGATAGCGTGGAGGATTTCAAGGATTTTATAGAGATCTGGGTTCACGAGATAAAGCTTCCGATAGCAAGTCTGGTGCTCATGTGCCACAACAACAGGGATGTGATCCCGAGAAAATATGCGGATCAGGTCGCAAGGCTTGACGCGTATGCAGATCAGGTTCTCTACTATGTGAGGGCAGAGCATGCATCGGCAGATTACAGATTTGCCGAGACAAATCTTAAGAGTGTCATCGGAAGGGTGGCTGTGAAGAACAAGGATATGTTGCTTGATGGTGACATATCGCTGAATGTTCATGATGTGGATGAATGTGTTGTGACGGATTCAAAATGGCTTGAGTTTATGGTAAATCAGATCGTGAGCAACAGCATCAAGTATATAGACCGAGGACAGGAAAAGACTATAGAGATCTGGGCTGAAGCAGTGGGTGACGGCAAGGCTCTGCACATAAAGGACAATGGAATAGGTATACCACAGTCTGATATTCCATTTGTGTGCAAGAAATCATTTACCGGGGAAAATGGGCGGAAACATGCGAAATCCACAGGTATGGGCCTTTATATAATAGACAATCTGTGCAGGCAGCTGGGACATAAGCTGAATATAGCGTCAAAGGTGGACGAATACACAGATGTGAGTATAGTATTTGGACATAATGATATATACAAGATTGGATGA
- a CDS encoding response regulator transcription factor — MKKIFVVEDDESICEELVQILENEGYEAESLESFDNTKDDILKAAPNLVLMDINIPGINGRNLVKEIRKESDVPIIMVTSRTSEMDEVLSMSYGADDYITKPYNPTILLLRIAAVLKRMEGSQNTASYRDAEVNFSKGTISKGDQEMVLTKNEMIIFQLLLANREKIVSRDEIMTDLWDNDEFVNDNALTVNISRLRGKLADLGYDDAIETRKKQGYRLV; from the coding sequence ATGAAAAAGATATTTGTGGTGGAAGATGACGAGAGCATCTGTGAGGAGCTTGTGCAGATACTTGAGAATGAGGGCTATGAGGCTGAGAGTCTTGAGAGCTTTGACAATACAAAGGACGATATATTGAAAGCGGCGCCGAATCTGGTGCTCATGGATATCAACATTCCGGGTATAAACGGCAGAAACCTTGTGAAGGAGATACGAAAGGAATCTGATGTGCCTATCATCATGGTCACAAGCAGGACTTCCGAGATGGATGAGGTGCTGTCCATGAGTTATGGCGCGGATGATTATATAACAAAGCCATACAATCCAACGATACTTCTGCTTAGGATAGCGGCGGTGCTCAAGCGCATGGAGGGCAGCCAGAATACGGCATCATACAGAGATGCGGAGGTCAACTTCAGCAAGGGGACAATCAGCAAAGGTGATCAGGAGATGGTTCTCACCAAGAATGAGATGATCATATTCCAGCTGCTGCTTGCCAACAGGGAAAAGATAGTGTCGAGAGATGAGATCATGACAGACCTGTGGGATAATGATGAGTTTGTAAATGACAATGCACTCACGGTGAACATCAGCAGGCTCAGAGGGAAACTGGCGGATCTTGGATATGATGATGCCATAGAGACCAGAAAGAAGCAGGGATACCGACTTGTATGA